The Garra rufa chromosome 20, GarRuf1.0, whole genome shotgun sequence genome contains the following window.
gcctgttcattcatacgcgagagcatgtcaggctaggcacgcagtggtataataataattattattgattatttgaatcagtagattataacgaaaacaataccttaaaaatgaaaagcagatttttaccatcagacatttcttaaactggtgaacccctgtaaacttcagtccaagcatgcattcaaatagtaagttcagagcggctctaatacagagaaaatccgaccgatttcgtcagagattgcggagagttgcatccagatgtcagttaacgttattcttttctgcgtggatttggcttaaaatcatgagtgataatataagtgtgcagcgatgtgcagatcagctgaatcaatctgctgttaaaaatgaaccaaccgtttcatcatgcaaaactaagaattacaataggctgagtgtaatatgacgatcgggtgcggttatctaaatcagagaaaaatataggtgcgggtggataatttatttgaagttgCGGATTGAGCCCGTTCGCGCATCTCTGCGTGGTTGTCATCACGTGACAGCgtggaggagaaagagagagatggggAGTCGCGCACCAAGTGACCGGGcgcgcgtttcccaaaagcattgttagtcaactatggtcgcaagttccgtcgtttaccaacatagttcaacgctTCGGTGTTTCCCGACAACAGGTCAATAAAACATTCACAAACAGCGTCACaatctatatcttccatttaaactaaatataaatgcattttaatctatgtatttttgtgcgtcctctataagcaccgtttatgagtagtgcgtgtgcacaaatgcctgagggaaccccggtgtatgacgtaagagggaacccgtgatgaatcaaacatcaaataaagcgtaatgacaggggggaaagaaatgagtcattaggtgccatgttcaatatagctgcatttttgagatccctaatcagttaaatagccgaAGTTATCACTCGGTtacgtcattaacaacggccctacattgttgaactaatgtggttcaaacgacggagatgcgactATGTTTGGGAAACATTCatgagctagttcgtttccacaacaatgcattgtactatggaggttaaccagcgagttatgtcgttctacgggaaacgcaccccaggatgtttgttaattttattctgtttgactgttgtatttgcacttttttttataaactgcTATTTGTTGTTAATTAAAGTTGTTAACATTGTTGTAGTTTTTGGTATTCAGTTTCTGAATGGTTTAGGCACAAGCCGACAGTTTGGTGACGCTGTCTGAGCCTTAcgtcataatttttttattattcacgGTAATACCGGATACCGGGGTAAAATAGAGAGGAGGTTTGACGGTATCAAAATTTGGATACCGCCCAAGCCaagctgtgggtgaagctgcatcactaataattcacacgaacatagacacatatgtagatcaggatcaacACTTTCCTTtcgaaaacaaaagtaacgttaatcctcttcGTCTTtagtggctcagatgttgggagtaaatgactatgttcattattacatccaacaatagaacacctcaatcgctctatctgagacattcttgtcttcccctacacctgagtcgacacaatggcgatcgtattcagacagtttcagctcggtgagggcgggtctaaggtaaggcgctcatgtcaatcaactattgtgggagcggcctctgacagtgtgtcgtcacaccaacaagaagctgagaatgacctgggatatgacttttaaagattaaaaaaaaaaacactaggtgGATTTttctcattgtagggtggttgtgtacacaaactggcaacacacattaatgttcaacaGCTGTGTGTTAAACATAAAAACCTCAGTGTCCTGGTCTTTGCTGTTCCAGTGAGGGTTGAGATGGCCGACGCGAGCGCTGAGGGTGGTGGTGACAGAGTAACGTGCCTCTCCTTCACACTGACTGATCCCGTTATCCACTGCGTCCACTTCCTCCACAAAGTTCTCATACATCTGAAACAGAGGATGTCAGGCATCAGACACCGGAGCATCTGTGTTCTGGCTAAAAGTGTTTAGCTTAAACAGACCTTGTTATAAAGGACCTCCAGCTGTGCGTCATCCTGCTTCAGCTCTGTCAGCTGGGCAAGAACTTTTTTGCCAAAATGAAGGTAAATCAAACCAGCTGAGCTCAACTTCGTCACCCATGGCTTCTCTGGACACAAGCTATGGAAACTTTCCACAAAAGATCTGCCGAAAGAAACACACGTTCAGATTTACACACACTGATGAATAATTCACTGGTTCTATTCAAGACAGCAGCAAACAAAGTACTGAGTGAAGAATCAGTACCTCTGATGATGGTCGTAGCGCTGCTTACTGGGTTCATATTCTCCTCCAACATCGACCACAACATCACATTCTGCCAGGACAGACGCATCTCTGGTCCGGGTGATCTCAGCATCCTAATGAAGGAAACAGGTTGATCATTCATCCTGGACAAGACTAACTTCTGCTTTGTACTAACATTCACTATCAAGGCTCCTACAGTAAACAAATCAATAACTTCACAAATCACTTTCTACAGAGATACATATACAGCTGCTTCAGTACAGAAGGTTTGTTCATGTGTGGGCAGACACTGTGAAAATATAAAGATGTTTTAAGTAAGGATTCATTATGCTGATGAAGAATCTGGTAAGTCATCTAATTCATTTCATGCTTTATTTGATACTGTAACATCAGCACTAACATTACATTAGAAGAAGTGAAGTAACAGACTTTGAATGAGTGATGTTGGATGGAGTGGTGTTTAATGTCGTGCACCTTGTATTCTGGCAGCTGTCGCAGAAGGAAACACGCCAGAACTTCGTCACAGTGAAACGTGCCGTTATGAGTGCCGATCTTCATCTTCATCAGATTTACTTTATTTAGAAACACTTGACTGACGGCGCTCCTGACAGAACAGCGGATCGCATGCATGAacaaacttcttcttcttcttcctccgcTCCGGTAGGTTTTTTTGGCGGTTGGCGAAGCAGCATTACCGCCACCAGACGGACAGGAGTTTGAGTTGAAAACGTATTTTAACGTATTTTCCTGCCAAAAAAcgtttgtatgcaaattgtataatatccaaggtacacatttttaattattgtgcagttaattctcatattgtattttcagaatgaTTTGAAATATtatcaattgtaaatgttatggggattaataatgtatttaacacaatgaTCCCCTTCAATTaaattttatcattattatgtgaaatctatgacacttTGTCTTCTCACTCACTACATCTTAACAGTGTGTCCACGGAGAACGGTTTATTCATTCAGATGCTATAAAATGGCAAAAGCAAcacttaataatatctcatatCAAAGCAGGGTTGTTTTTCAGTGAGACGTGTTTAAACCATCAGACattaattaaaatgcaataaaatgtggGAATAACTGTCATTCTAAAGGATCCCCTtgccacagtcctcttctgcagaATACATGCCACACGGGCTTTggtaagttttatagttttagaatattttaatacCAATGTTAATATTTTCTCTGTCACAACCATGTTATGTCGACACCATCTTCCAATTTCtgaagaaattattttaaatacttagatcattttattctcctgaagcaggttccattagcctctagcatcaacagaaaacaaaacaaaatggctactacatgaactccatttgttttgtgaaagaaatggcaaatttgtcaacaccgtcagatgtcaccaccgtaagaGTTTGTGTTCCAATGATAtgtcaaaatacttaaatgtgactcttgaatagAAGCTTTATAAACAACAACATACTCGCTGTTTTttgtggttgttttaatacagtaattaattgattcaatgGATTTGATAGTTAACatgactacaaattcaggttttggtcaaCTCCGTCAGatcattatgatattttatatttgttgtggaattgttggtcacatgtgaaagtgtaatctgtctaCTAACACAAGAACGTGTTTTGAAATTttaaaaacatctagaaagcGGTTAaagataaagttaaaattatattaCACAAAAAAGGAGAAAAGTTCAGAGGTTGTATCAAAGCTTGTATAACATAGCTTAGTACAtataaaatgcataaatgtagtttcctttgtctgagtacaaggtattattttttacattttgcaccctgttttcctgttttgtcccacttctcaAGAATGACTGTAATAATAATTAAGGGTTATATTGAACTATTtcgattttgcttacatctagattgtacatgtttttgtttgtttgtttgtttgtttgtttgtttgtttttgctattttattacaattatttcagAGATAAATCcataacaattcaatttttgtaatttgtaatttaataatttgttgtattttgaatccattttTTCTTTGTGAAAGGCAATAAGTTGATCATACTGTTTCAAAGTCAAGGATTGATTGGTTTGAATATACTGAACCAAACACTGTCATCTTAGttaataattcagtatactttatttttgacaaaacatccaatgtttcggtagtgactgcacattttcagtagtgacagtaatgttttggtagtgaccacaATACATTGCAGAATTTTAcctcacatactaaaacactactaaccttgatagcacacatacatcagagacatctatttgacgtctgcatttacatctggaagacatattttttagagtgtttgctcatctgcaaaaCGTCTATAgaacgtttcctatcagatgtcaaatagacgtctaatagatgCTTTGaggatgtttatgatttagaatgcatgtaaaactgacatcttaaagacatctgtcagatgttcatacacagcagatgctttccagatcaagtcaTCTTTAACGGACATCTTGCAGACGTGCGTGTGCAATTGGGGAAAAcacactaaaatacaaaaaactgtACTAAAGTTTTGTTTATTGCCCCCAAATATGAGGATAATGTGTTCCATTTTGTCACTCTCAAAAACAATGAAGACATGAAGACAAAAAGATACTTTttatggttagctagcacagttctgaacaatgGTATTCATATAAAAACTAGATGTTAttgaataactcccaaaaaagtgtgcttaattgcagaaaaaaaggtgtttggtagtgacattcGGTTATTATGtataattatgtaatatataatttttcaGAGGTTTGAACACATTTACTTTAAAATGATAAGACCTATATGCTCACACCTTAGAAggggacacaggaatatttcctaATCATAAATTTATGGGTTTTCAAAGAaagcataaatatattttaaaacaatcaaaaagatacttggaaaaaaatacaaaaatcatttaaatatcattttcataaattgGATTTAGGGGTTAGgatttgggacagccacctcccatttgaaagtacccaataaatgataactttatatatattaagcttactaatattttaaatattattgtgggtttcaatagataatagaaggatcttaataaacatctaagatttgaatacttaaatgctttttaaatttttttttttgttgttgttgttgttgttgttgtgggaCAGCATTTTGCACCAATGTACAATGGcccataaataatttaatataattattttacttttaataataCACAGTATTGGTTAACTCAATTACATATTTTAATACAAGTTTTTGCTCTTACAAATCTGTGTGTGTGGTTAAACTGACAACATTGATGCTGAGATGCACAGAATTTGTTGACAAAAAGTAATTGCATtctgtaattaaaaaaac
Protein-coding sequences here:
- the myg1 gene encoding MYG1 exonuclease, with translation MHAIRCSVRSAVSQVFLNKVNLMKMKIGTHNGTFHCDEVLACFLLRQLPEYKDAEITRTRDASVLAECDVVVDVGGEYEPSKQRYDHHQRSFVESFHSLCPEKPWVTKLSSAGLIYLHFGKKVLAQLTELKQDDAQLEVLYNKMYENFVEEVDAVDNGISQCEGEARYSVTTTLSARVGHLNPHWNSKDQDTEEGFHKAMALVGAEFKDRLDYFMKAWLPAREIVQQAVQKRYQVDPSGEIVLLAQGGCPWKEHLFALEKEMKVDVPIKFLLYADQNGHWRVQCVPAGLNTFQNRLSILEEWRGVRDEALSELSGIPDCIFVHASGFIGGNKTQEGALEMAKRTLQTAPKPLLNN